A window from Gemmatimonadota bacterium encodes these proteins:
- the feoB gene encoding ferrous iron transport protein B yields the protein MTETTGTSETRRSVIDVLLVGNPNTGKTSVFNSLTGLRQKTGNYPGVTVEKKTGIVTGPDGATLRLHDMPGMYSLTPKSLDDSIAREVLIGEAEEDLDIRLIVVVADASNLNRNLYLVTQLIDLGIPVAVAMNMMDNAVSSGVHIDLDALSEQLQVPIVPVVASRQQGIDELRRMMFDQIGPVDRDARPAGEAEDTSAGVARPAGSTEDAEADSTDTTRPAPPSPRVSFAERFPRRRLLGGLLDEALAPAAAWFGEHTNLNEVAQTSEALRVTSSDQALQTWMVGRQDPSCKEDLKRIVEQTRGRLDELQVPWRMLETILRYDQIDDLYSRVVREDRDVQDSLSVRLDRAFTHRIAGPVIVLAVFALVFQSIFSWAEAPMTLIEDGIAALGAFVYQFLPAGMLRDLLVDGVIAGVGAVLVFLPQILFLFFFLALLEDTGYMARVAFIMDRFMKSMGLSGHSVMPLLSSFACAIPGIMATRTIKNWKDRLITIMIAPLMSCSARLPVYILLIGAFFPSMTILGVFTLQGLMLFSMYIFGIVVAIGAALVFKRFFMRDAVPTSFVMELPPYRRPSLKWVLLQMFERARVFVTEAGQIILAISVVLWFLASYPQPDAYDDLSSRARIQQSYAGQLGQLIEPAIEPLGFDWKVGIGLITSFVAREVLVSTMATIYNVEEADETSVDLRSSLRSEVDPATGERVYTPLVAVSLMVFFALACQCMATVAIVKRETNGWKWPIVMVLYMTALAYVGSLVVYQGGLLLGYG from the coding sequence ATGACCGAAACCACCGGGACTTCCGAAACCCGCAGATCCGTCATCGACGTGCTCCTCGTCGGCAACCCGAACACCGGCAAGACGTCCGTTTTCAATTCGTTGACCGGGCTTCGTCAGAAAACGGGCAACTATCCCGGCGTGACCGTTGAGAAGAAGACGGGCATCGTGACGGGGCCGGACGGCGCTACGCTTCGCCTGCACGACATGCCGGGGATGTACAGCCTTACCCCGAAATCCCTCGACGATTCCATCGCACGGGAGGTGCTGATCGGGGAGGCGGAAGAGGACCTGGACATCCGCCTCATCGTGGTCGTGGCGGACGCCTCGAACCTCAACCGGAACCTCTACCTGGTCACCCAGCTCATCGACCTCGGCATCCCCGTCGCCGTGGCCATGAACATGATGGACAACGCCGTCAGCAGCGGCGTCCACATCGACCTGGACGCCCTGTCCGAACAGTTGCAGGTACCGATCGTTCCGGTGGTCGCTTCCCGCCAACAGGGCATAGACGAACTGCGGCGGATGATGTTCGACCAGATCGGTCCGGTGGATCGGGATGCCCGGCCGGCCGGAGAGGCTGAGGACACGTCGGCCGGAGTTGCCCGGCCGGCCGGTTCGACCGAAGATGCCGAGGCCGATTCGACCGATACGACCAGGCCGGCCCCGCCATCGCCCAGGGTTTCCTTTGCCGAACGGTTTCCGCGGAGGCGGCTGCTGGGCGGTTTGCTCGACGAGGCGCTCGCACCCGCGGCGGCGTGGTTCGGAGAACATACGAACCTGAACGAGGTGGCGCAGACCTCTGAAGCGTTGCGCGTGACTTCGAGCGACCAGGCGCTGCAGACGTGGATGGTCGGCCGCCAGGACCCCTCCTGCAAGGAAGACCTGAAACGCATCGTGGAGCAGACGCGGGGCAGGCTCGACGAGTTGCAGGTTCCCTGGCGGATGCTGGAGACCATCCTGCGGTATGACCAGATCGACGATCTCTATTCCAGGGTCGTTCGGGAGGACCGGGATGTCCAGGACAGCCTGAGCGTCCGGCTGGACCGCGCATTCACCCACCGGATTGCCGGACCGGTCATCGTCCTGGCCGTGTTCGCGCTGGTCTTCCAGTCCATATTCTCCTGGGCCGAAGCGCCCATGACGCTCATCGAGGACGGGATCGCCGCCCTGGGCGCCTTCGTCTACCAGTTCCTGCCCGCCGGCATGCTGCGGGACCTGCTGGTGGACGGCGTCATCGCCGGCGTGGGCGCCGTGCTGGTCTTCCTCCCGCAGATCCTCTTCCTCTTCTTCTTCCTGGCCCTGCTCGAGGATACGGGCTACATGGCCCGCGTCGCCTTCATCATGGACCGGTTCATGAAGAGCATGGGACTGTCCGGCCATTCGGTCATGCCGCTGCTTTCGTCCTTTGCCTGTGCGATTCCCGGCATCATGGCGACCCGAACGATCAAGAACTGGAAGGACCGTCTCATCACCATCATGATCGCGCCGCTGATGAGTTGCAGCGCCCGCCTGCCCGTGTACATCCTGTTGATCGGCGCGTTCTTCCCGTCCATGACGATTCTGGGCGTGTTCACGCTGCAGGGGCTTATGCTGTTCTCCATGTACATTTTCGGGATCGTCGTCGCCATCGGCGCCGCACTGGTGTTCAAGCGGTTTTTCATGAGGGATGCCGTTCCCACGAGTTTCGTCATGGAACTGCCGCCCTACCGGCGGCCCTCCCTGAAGTGGGTGCTCCTGCAGATGTTCGAACGGGCCAGGGTCTTCGTGACGGAGGCGGGCCAGATCATCCTCGCCATATCAGTCGTCCTCTGGTTCCTGGCGTCCTATCCGCAACCCGACGCATATGACGACCTGTCGTCCAGGGCACGCATACAGCAGAGCTACGCCGGCCAGCTCGGCCAGCTGATCGAACCGGCCATCGAGCCGCTCGGGTTCGACTGGAAGGTGGGCATCGGCCTGATCACCTCCTTTGTCGCCCGGGAAGTGCTGGTCAGCACCATGGCCACGATATACAACGTGGAGGAGGCCGATGAGACCTCGGTCGATCTGAGGTCCTCGCTGCGAAGCGAGGTGGATCCCGCGACGGGCGAACGGGTCTATACGCCGCTGGTCGCCGTATCGCTCATGGTGTTTTTCGCGCTGGCCTGCCAGTGCATGGCCACGGTAGCCATCGTGAAACGGGAGACCAACGGCTGGAAGTGGCCCATCGTCATGGTCCTGTACATGACGGCCCTGGCCTACGTGGGGTCCCTGGTCGTCTACCAGGGGGGATTGCTCCTGGGGTACGGATAA
- a CDS encoding PepSY domain-containing protein, with product MFRKCLFWLHLSSGVVAGAVILMMSVTGVLLTFQPQIVDWANREYNTVQPPYPGAQSLELDALLMAVRSVETDTEPTSITLRSDPDRAYVVRFGRTKTVYVDPFTAEVRGPGNEAVRDFLREIMYWHRWFGAEGENRSVARAVTGAGNLAFCLLTVTGFYIWWPRRWTLKSFKAIAFPNFRIKGRSRDFNWHSSVGFWCLPALFLITLSGVVISYRWAGDLVYTLTGTEPGPRSSATETDPSIPKDEQPDSHIAPLGSFIDAARAQVPGWAYITLNLPKDGSKTTTLSISEMDNRIPLMRSTLTVSTQDARVIDWVPFTGENLGRQVRTWLRWIHTGEAGGWPGQLIAGLATFGAVIMVWTGLSLSWRRLQRYRDTLKHET from the coding sequence ATGTTTCGGAAATGCCTGTTCTGGCTGCATCTTTCGTCGGGCGTCGTCGCCGGCGCGGTCATTCTGATGATGTCCGTGACCGGCGTGCTACTCACCTTCCAGCCTCAGATCGTTGACTGGGCGAACAGGGAATACAACACGGTCCAACCTCCCTACCCAGGCGCCCAGAGCTTGGAACTTGACGCCTTGCTGATGGCGGTAAGAAGCGTTGAAACGGACACCGAACCGACGTCCATTACCCTCCGGTCGGATCCGGACAGGGCTTATGTCGTTCGCTTCGGACGTACAAAGACGGTGTATGTCGATCCCTTTACGGCCGAAGTCCGGGGACCGGGAAACGAGGCCGTACGCGATTTCCTCCGGGAGATCATGTATTGGCACCGCTGGTTCGGCGCGGAGGGCGAGAACAGGTCGGTCGCCCGTGCGGTAACGGGCGCCGGCAACCTGGCCTTCTGCCTGTTGACCGTCACGGGGTTCTATATTTGGTGGCCTCGCAGGTGGACTTTAAAGTCGTTCAAGGCCATTGCTTTTCCGAACTTCAGGATCAAGGGCAGGAGCCGTGATTTCAACTGGCACAGTTCGGTCGGCTTCTGGTGCCTTCCCGCCCTGTTCCTGATTACGCTGAGCGGGGTCGTGATTTCATACCGGTGGGCGGGAGACCTGGTCTACACGCTGACCGGTACCGAGCCGGGGCCACGGTCATCGGCGACCGAAACGGATCCGTCGATTCCGAAGGACGAACAGCCGGACTCGCATATTGCGCCACTCGGGTCCTTCATAGACGCCGCACGCGCCCAGGTACCCGGGTGGGCGTACATCACGCTGAATCTGCCGAAGGATGGGTCGAAGACGACTACGCTGTCGATATCGGAAATGGACAATCGCATACCGCTGATGCGTTCGACGCTGACCGTATCGACCCAGGACGCCCGGGTCATCGACTGGGTGCCGTTTACCGGCGAGAACCTCGGCCGCCAGGTCCGGACGTGGCTGCGCTGGATTCATACGGGCGAGGCCGGCGGATGGCCGGGTCAACTGATCGCCGGCCTTGCGACCTTCGGTGCCGTCATCATGGTTTGGACGGGGCTGTCCCTTTCATGGAGAAGATTACAGCGGTATAGAGACACCCTGAAACACGAGACGTGA
- a CDS encoding ferrous iron transport protein A, whose amino-acid sequence MYSEIQTSTAAQTICLDELKPGEKGTIRQIKGTAGEEVHLMELGLLPGTSVVLIKRAPMGDPIEIRVRNYHLSIRCAEARSVMVERG is encoded by the coding sequence ATGTATTCCGAAATCCAAACCAGTACCGCAGCACAGACGATCTGCCTCGATGAATTGAAACCGGGCGAAAAAGGGACGATCCGGCAGATCAAGGGCACGGCGGGAGAAGAAGTACACCTGATGGAGCTGGGTCTGCTTCCCGGGACGTCCGTCGTATTGATAAAGCGCGCTCCGATGGGCGATCCGATTGAAATCCGCGTTCGGAACTATCACCTGTCCATTCGATGCGCTGAAGCACGTTCGGTAATGGTGGAAAGAGGTTGA
- a CDS encoding metal-dependent transcriptional regulator, with protein MDVWREFEHNEITHSGAHYLMTVQQLIEEQGYARVSDVAREMHITAGSASIMIKSLREKGYLEEDRNRFLLLSDEGNRLAQSVWSHRQILIAFLKGVLHIDAEQAEIDACKIEHLISTKTGERLLLFLQFLLSDDPHGKAFLKSYWDANVLAICDFETCAVCEEVGECLVIRSESA; from the coding sequence ATGGATGTCTGGAGAGAATTCGAGCACAACGAAATCACGCACAGCGGCGCACACTACCTGATGACGGTTCAGCAATTGATCGAAGAACAGGGATATGCCCGGGTTTCGGACGTGGCCCGGGAAATGCACATCACGGCGGGCAGCGCGTCGATCATGATCAAGTCGCTCAGGGAGAAGGGATACCTCGAAGAGGACAGGAACCGGTTTCTACTGCTGTCGGACGAGGGAAACCGGCTGGCGCAGTCGGTATGGTCGCACCGCCAGATCCTCATCGCCTTTCTCAAGGGCGTCCTGCATATCGACGCGGAACAGGCGGAAATCGACGCGTGCAAGATCGAACACCTGATCAGCACGAAGACGGGGGAACGGCTGCTGCTCTTCCTGCAGTTCCTCCTCTCGGACGATCCTCACGGCAAGGCGTTCCTCAAGTCCTACTGGGACGCCAACGTGCTGGCGATCTGCGACTTCGAAACCTGCGCAGTATGCGAGGAAGTGGGCGAATGCCTGGTCATCCGATCGGAGTCGGCGTGA